The Campylobacter armoricus sequence GTATTAATCTTAGATAATGTCCTTGATCGTTGTTTATTTCAATAGTTTTGATTTCTGGTTTATTAAATTGTTCGTTGATTAAATTTTCATTGCTTTTTGCAAAATGTTTCATTTCAAAAAGTTCAATTGTACTTTTTGATGGATAAATTTTTATATCTTTTATGCCTTCAATTTCTCCTGCTTCTTTTATTGCTTGTTCTATTATAGTAGAATCACCTAAATTCATAGCCATTCTTAATGTTTGAAAAACGGAAGTACTTAGAGTGTCTAAATTTGCACGACTAATTTTGTTTGTTGTTTGTTGAGAATCTCTTTGCAAAATAATTTGCATTATAATAAAGCTAATTAATAATGTAGAAATCATTGCTAAAGATATTTTAGCACCTATGCTTTTAAACATTTAAGCTCCTTTTTAATGTAAAAAGTGTCTTATACCACTAAAGTATAATGCTATTCCATATTCATTAGCAGCTTGGATAATATCTTCATCTCTAATACTACCACCTGGCTCCACTATGGCTTTTACTCCTATTTTACTTGCTTCATCTATACTATCTCTAAATGGAAAGAAGGCTTCGCTTGCTAAAACACAGCCATTTAAATCAAGTCCCATTTCTCTAGCTTTATTAATAGCTGCTTTGGCTGCATCAATACGACTTGTCATACCCATTCCTATGGCTACCATTGCACCATTTTTTACATATACCACATTGTTGGATTTGGTATATGTAGCAATTTTCATAGCAATTTCAAGATCTTTTAGTTCTTGCTCGTTAGCTTCTCTTTGGCTTTTTAAAATAGCATTTTTCAACTCATCTTTTTTTACTTCATCACTATTTTGATATACAAAACCACCATCTATATGTTTAAAATCATATTTATCGTAAGCTCTTATTAAAAATGGTGATTTTTGAGTAAATATTTTAATACGCTTTTTATCTTTAAATACTTCTAAAGCTTCATCATCTACATTTGCGGCGATAATTACTTCTATGTAAATTTCATTGATTTTTTGTGCTAATTCTTTATCTAAGGTTCCATTGATTGCTACAACTCCACCATAAGCGCTTAAAGCATCGCATTTTAATGCATGGATATAACTTTGAAGTAAATTTTCTTTTATAGCAAAACCGCATGCATTTGCGTGTTTTATTATGGCTACTGCAGGAGCTTTGTCAAAAGCACTTGCTAAATTTAATGCCGCATTGATATCTGTTAGATTATTAAAACTTGCTTCGCCTTTTAATGTTATAAAATTATGTGTAAAGAAACTATCAAATTCATATAAAGCACCTTTTTGATGAGGATTTTCTCCGTATTTTGTGTTAAACACTTTTTGTCCTACTATAAATTTATTTTCTCCAAAACCATTATTAAAGCGCTCATTCATATAATTTGCTATATAAGCATCATAATTTGCTGTATGCTCATAGGCTTTTATCATTAAAGATCTTCTAAAATTAATATCTAAGGTATTATCTTTTAAAGCCTGAATAATTTTATCATAATCTAAAATATCACAGACTACTATTACATTTTTAAAATTCTTTGCACCACTGCGTATCATAGCAGGACCACCTATGTCTATATTTTCTACAATTTCATCAAAATCTTGAGTTAAAATTGTAGTTTTTTTGAAGGGATATAAATTTACACAAAGCAAGTCTATACTTTCGATATTGTACTCTTCAGCTTGTTTTTGATGGTTTTCATCTTCTCTTTTATATAAAATTCCACCGTGGATTTTGGGATGTAAAGTTTTAACACGCCCTTCAAACATTTCAGGACTTTGGGTGAATTCACTTACCTCTTGTACTTGTAGATTATTTTCCTTTAAAAGTTTATAAGTGCCACCTGTGGATAGAAGCTCAAAACCTAATTTTGCAAGTTCGCTAGCAAATTCTACAACACCTTCTTTATCACTTACACTAATTAGTGCTTTCATCGTTTTTCCTTTCTAAATATTGTTTTAAAAATTCATAAGATTCATTAATCTCTTGAAATTTTCTAACACCTTCTTTTACTTTAGTTTCATCGCTATTATTGGCATTTAAAATATCAGGATGGTATTTTTTTGCAAGTTCTCTATAGCGTTTTTTTAGTTCTTCTAAACTTGTATTTTCACTTAATCCTAAAATTTCACAAGCTTTTTGCAAATTCATATTTTTAGTATGCATTTGCATAGAATTTAAAAGTTTTTCAAGAATGCTATTATCAAGCTCGAATGCCTTGATAATAGTTTTTAATACATTTTTTTTTGTGCTATTAATATTACCATCAATTAGAGCCATAGCAACTAATACATTTAAAATATTAATTCTTTCTTGATGAGGTAGGGGGACTTCTTTGATAAGTTCTTTTGCTATATCATAGGTATTATTCAATGTGTTTTTATGCTCATTAAAGCATTGTTTTAAAAAATCTCTTTCTTTGTTATCTTTAGCATTATAATCAAGAATTTGTGAGATCATGTTTGCTTCGTTTTCGCTAACCCTACCATCGCTTTTTGCTATTTTTGCTAAAAGCGCTATAACATAATAATTTAATCTTCTTTTAAAACCATCAATTTTTTCTTCATGATATCCTTGTTTAAAGCCTTGGGAAAAACTTTTAGCTCCTTTTTTAAAAGAACCTAAAAAATCATCTTTCCCCCAAGTTTTATAATACCAATAAAATGCCAAAATAGCTAATATTAAAAAAATAAAAAACATTTTTATCCTAAATATTCATTAAATTTTTGAAAATAAATTGTTTGTAATTTTGCTAAACTTATCTTAATATCATCTAAAATAAAATCTTTTTCAGCTAAAATTCCAAGTTTTGTAAAATTAATATTCATTTTTTTAACAAAATTAATAAATTTTTCTTCATTTTTTACTCCAACTATAACCCTAGTTGGACTTTCTTCAAAAATAAAGCTTTTGTTTTCAAAATTGGTTTTTGCATTAATGCCTAAATTAGCTTTGGCACTCATTTTAGCTAGAGTAATAGCAAGTCCACCTATGCCTATACTATTAGCACAATCTAGTAGATTAAGTTCGTTTGCTTCTAATAAGAAATTCCATAGTTTTAATTCTGCTTTAAAATCTATTTCATCAAGTGTCCCAGCAACTTTTTGATCCAGTACTTTTGCAATTAAAGAACCTCCAAAAGCACCTTTACTTTCACCTATTAAATATATAGCTTTAGTATTTTTACTAAAATATGATTTTAAAATATTTTCTGCTTTTTCATGTATTCCAACACAAGCTATAGTTGGGCTTGGAAAAATGCTTATCCCATCTGTTTCATTATATAAAGAAACATTACCACTAACCACAGGTGTATTTAGTTCTTTACAAGCTTGTTTAATACCTTCACAACCTTGTGCAAATTGCCACATTACTTCAGGATTTTGCGGATTGCCATAGTTTAAGCAATCACTAATTGCTAAAGGTCTTGCTCCTGAGCAAGCAACCTTTCTACCAGCACTTGCAACAGCTGCTGCTGCTCCTGTTCTTGGATTAACATAATTTAATCTTGAATTACATTCAATAGCCATAGAAAGCAAACAATTATTTTCTTTAACTCTAATGCTATTTGCTCCTAAAGCACCATCGCTTTTTAAAGTATTTGTTTGCACGCTTGAGTCAAATTGTTCATAGATATAAGCTTTATTGCTGACATTTTCATTTGC is a genomic window containing:
- the purH gene encoding bifunctional phosphoribosylaminoimidazolecarboxamide formyltransferase/IMP cyclohydrolase, coding for MKALISVSDKEGVVEFASELAKLGFELLSTGGTYKLLKENNLQVQEVSEFTQSPEMFEGRVKTLHPKIHGGILYKREDENHQKQAEEYNIESIDLLCVNLYPFKKTTILTQDFDEIVENIDIGGPAMIRSGAKNFKNVIVVCDILDYDKIIQALKDNTLDINFRRSLMIKAYEHTANYDAYIANYMNERFNNGFGENKFIVGQKVFNTKYGENPHQKGALYEFDSFFTHNFITLKGEASFNNLTDINAALNLASAFDKAPAVAIIKHANACGFAIKENLLQSYIHALKCDALSAYGGVVAINGTLDKELAQKINEIYIEVIIAANVDDEALEVFKDKKRIKIFTQKSPFLIRAYDKYDFKHIDGGFVYQNSDEVKKDELKNAILKSQREANEQELKDLEIAMKIATYTKSNNVVYVKNGAMVAIGMGMTSRIDAAKAAINKAREMGLDLNGCVLASEAFFPFRDSIDEASKIGVKAIVEPGGSIRDEDIIQAANEYGIALYFSGIRHFLH
- a CDS encoding DnaJ domain-containing protein — its product is MFFIFLILAILAFYWYYKTWGKDDFLGSFKKGAKSFSQGFKQGYHEEKIDGFKRRLNYYVIALLAKIAKSDGRVSENEANMISQILDYNAKDNKERDFLKQCFNEHKNTLNNTYDIAKELIKEVPLPHQERINILNVLVAMALIDGNINSTKKNVLKTIIKAFELDNSILEKLLNSMQMHTKNMNLQKACEILGLSENTSLEELKKRYRELAKKYHPDILNANNSDETKVKEGVRKFQEINESYEFLKQYLERKNDESTN